Within the Emticicia oligotrophica DSM 17448 genome, the region GCTCTTTCCCTTCCGAAAGGCGATGCACTGGCATCATAAAAAGACTTGAAAGGGCTTTTTTTGCCAAGTTTTTCTTGAAAACATCGCCACGTGCCAGCGACCAAACGCGGCGGTCGAGTGTACAACACAACAATACGGCATCAAAAAACGAATTGGCGTGTGTACTAGCCAACATCACTGCCCCAGTTTTGGGAATATTTTCAATACCTGTAATTTTAATTCGTTTGATAAAAAACTTTAGCAGAAACGTAACGTAGGGGCGTAAGATATAATAAAGCAACTGTTTAGAATTTTAGGTGAAAGTTTTTAGTATTTCAAAAATCAGAATAAAAATCTAACTGACCAAATAGATTTTTGTTTTTTGGCACTTGTTTGACATTAAATTGTAGTTTTTCGTCCAATATTTCAAAAAATCCAAATTCTGTTTGGTTTTGCTATTGAGGGATGTAATTTCGTTTGTGTTTTACAACAAAACCGTTTGATTCTAAAGTAAAAGCATGGAAATCCTACAAGAAAAAATCACGGCTATCTTTCCAGAAGTTAGTCAAATTCCTGAACAATTTCAGATTCAGCCACTCCACCAAAAAGAGTATTTGGTAGGCGGTGAAATGCGTCAATGGGCGGGTGCCACACAAGATGTTTATTCTCCGATTTTTGTAAAAAACGGCGATAAATTTGAAAGCGTACACATAGGTAGTTATCCAATTACCTCCGAAAAAGAAGCAATGGAAGCACTCGAGGCAGCCCTAAAAGCCTACGATAATGGTCGTGGCGAATGGCCAACCATGAGTGTGAGCGAGCGTATTGCGTGCATGGAGCATTTTATCAAGAAAATGTTAGAGAAAAAAACCGAAATCGTGAATTTGTTGATGTATGAAATTGGCAAGTCATTGGCCGATTCTATCAAAGAATTCGACCGAACGGTAGAATATATTTACGATACGATTGATTGTTTGAAAGATATCGACCGTAATTCTTCTCGTTTCAAAATTGAGCAAGGTATTATTGGTCAAATTCGTCGCTCGCCATTTGGCGTAGTCCTTTGTATGGGGCCTTTTAATTATCCTCTCAACGAAACCTACACGACGCTTATTCCAGCGATTTTAATGGGAAATACCATTCTCTTCAAGCCACCAAAACACGGAACGCTTTTGCATTACCCAATGCTTGAGGCATTTAAAGAATGTTTCCCTAAAGGTGTTGTAAATACCATCTATGGTCGTGGAGCAAATGTAGTTCCACCATTGATGCAAACAGGTAAAATCAATGTACTTACGCTCATTGGTTCGAGCAAAGTAGCCAATGATTTGAAAAAAATGCACCCAAAACTCAATCGTTTGAGAGCCGTTTTAGGTCTTGACGCCAAAAATGCGGGCATCATATTGAAAAATGCGGATGTAGAATTGGCTGTAAAAGAATGTATTTTAGGTTCACTTTCATTTAATGGACAGCGTTGTACGGCCATCAAAATCATTTGGGTTCATCGCTCAATTGCGAAGAAATTCTTGAATCGTTTTACAGAAGAGTTAGAAAAACTAAAATTTGGCATGCCCTGGGAAACGGGCGTAAATCTCACGCCATTACCAGAGCCTAATAAGCCAGCTTATTTAGCTGAGTGTATTGCTGATGCAAAAGCCAATGGAGCAGAAGTAATCAATCAAGGCGGTGGAACAACCGTTAATTCATTTGTGTATCCAGCAGTATTATATCCTGTGAATAGCAAAATGAAAGTTTACAGCGAAGAACAATTCGGTCCAATCGTACCAATCGTGCCATTCGATGATGTGGAAGAGCCTATTCAATTCATCATTGATTCATCGCACGGACAACAAGTGAGTATTTTTGGTTCAAATCCTGACCAAATTGCTCATTTGATTGACCCGCTCGTGAATCAAGTTAGCCGTGTAAATATCAACGCTCAGTGCCAACGTGGACCCGATACTTTCCCATTTACGGGAAGAAAGGATTCGGCCGAAGGCACACTTTCGGTAGAAGATGCACTCCGAGCATTTTCGATTCGTACTGTGGTAGCCACCAAAGATACCGATGCCAATAAGAAAATTTTCAATGAGATTGTCGAAGAGCATAGCTCGCACTTCCTTTCTACGAAATACGTTTTCTAAAAAACACAATCCCCTTCGGTTTAAATCGAAGGGGATTTTTTTGTTTAACATTGCCTTGAAAACTTGCTTATGAAGCGTTCAAAACTCAAAAAACTGTTTAAATTTGTGTATAAATATTCAGAAAATGACTAAAGAAGTAAATCCAAAGTTGATTTTGAACAAACCTACTCGTAAATATACGCTTGAAGAATATTTACGAAAAGAAGCAAACTCAATCCACAAACACGAATTTATAAACGGCGAAATAATCAAAATGCCAAACGCAAGATACAACCACAACTTGATAGCAATGAATATTGCTATTGATTTATCTTACCAAACAGAAAATTCAGACAAGAACTATCAAATATTAGGTTCTGACCAAAAAGTTTATTTCCCAAGTCTTGATGAAGGTGTCTATGCCGATGCTTTGGCCGTTTGCGAAAAACCACTTTTTTGGGATAATGACGATTTACTTTTAATTAACCCCATTTTGGTAGTAGAAGTATTATCGAAAAGCACACAAAAATATGACCGTACAGGCAAATTTGATAAATACAAAACTCTTGAATCATTTAAAGAATATGTTATGATACGCCAAGATATATGTTACGCCGAAGTTTGGTATAGAGAACGCCCTGGTCTTTGGCACGAAACCATCGTAACGAATATTGAAGGAAAATTACCTCTGCAATCGCTCGGAGTAGAAATTTCGATGAAGCGGATTTATAAGAATGTGAGTTTTTGAAAAACAATATTGATTATCTTAGAATGCTTCCCCTCAAAAACAAAAACTTTTGAGGGGTTTTTCGTTTCTATGTAGCAATACCGTAACTTTGCACAATAATTTTTGAATACTAAAGAAGATATGACCGAAACTCAGCAAAAATATACTGTTACGGCCGCTTTGATTTATGCCAATGGGCCAATCCACATTGGGCATTTAGCGGGCTGCTACATTCCTGCCGATATTTATGTGCGTTACCTCCGCTCAAAAGGGGCTGATGTGGCGTTTATCAGCGGTACTGACGAACACGGTGTGCCAATCACAGTAAAAGCACGCAAAGAAGGCAAAACACCGCAACAAGTAGTTGATTTTTACTACGAACAAATCAAAAAATCTTTCACTGATTTTGGTATTTCGTTCGATATTTATTCTCGTACTTCCAACCAGTCGCACCACAAGGTTTCGCAAGAAATCTTTACTACGATGTATAATAAGGGCTATTTTGATGAGGAAGTAAGTGAACAATATTTCGATGAAGTAGCTCAACAGTTTCTGGCCGATAGATACATCGTAGGAGAATGTCCGACGTGTGCGAACCCTAATGCTTACGGCGACCAATGCGAAAAATGTGGTTCGACGCTCTCGCCAACGGAATTGAAAAATCCTCGTTCGACACTCTCAGGTTCAAAACCAGTGATGAAAAGTACCAAGAACTGGTATTTGCCACTAGACCGTATGCAGCCCGAAATCGAGAAATATGTAAATAGCCACAAAGAATGGAAAACCAACGTGTTTGGTCAGTGCCAGTCATGGTTAAAAGATGGCCTCAGACCTCGTGCAATGACTCGTGATTTAGATTGGGGAATCAGTGTGCCACTTCCAGATACCGATGGAAAGGTTTTATACGTTTGGTTCGACGCCCCGATTGGCTATATTACTTTTACGCAAGAATGGGCCGCACAAAATGGCAAAAATTGGGAAGATTATTGGAAAAACGAAGATACTAAGTTAGTTCACTTCATAGGAAAAGATAATATTGTATTCCACTGTATTATCTTCCCTGCGATGTTGATGGCCGAAGGAAGCTATATTTTGCCAGATAATGTGCCTGCACAGGAGTTTATGAACTTAGAAGGCGATAAAATTTCGACTTCAAGAAACTGGGCGGTTTGGTTACACGAATATTTGGAAGAATTCCCTAATAAACAAGATGTATTGCGTTATGCCCTTTCGGCCAATATGCCAGAGTCGAAAGATAATGACTTTACTTGGAAAGACTTCCAAACCAAAAATAATAGTGAGTTAGTTGCCATTTACGGAAACTTCGTGAATCGTGCCGTAGTTCTTACGCATAAATTCTTTGAAGGGAAAGTACCAGCACGAGGAGAATTGACTGATTACGATAAAGAAACGTTAGCTACTTTGGCAGAATTTCCATCAAAAATTGGTGATTCAGTTGAGAATTATCGTTTTCGTGAGGCATTGGCGAACATGATGGATTTAGCACGCTTAGGCAATAAATATTTAGCAGAAACCGAGCCGTGGAAGGTAATCAAAGAAGACCCAGCTCGTGTTGAAACTATTATGAATATTGCTTTGCAAATTGCTGCTAATTTAGCCATTTTATCAGAGCCATTTTTACCATTTACCTCAGAGAAACTTCGTACGCAATTAGGCGTAAGCAGTGTTACTTGGAGTGAGGCTGGTGGTGCTGATTTATTGGCAACTGGCACTCAAATCGGAGAAGCAAGTTTACTATTTGAGAAAATTGAAGATGATGTAATTGAAAAGCAAGTAAAGAAATTGCAAGAATCGAAACGTTTGAATGAGTTAGAAAACATGAAGGTTCCTGCATTGAAAGAGAATATACAGTTTGATGACTTTGCTAAATTAGATATTCGAATCGGTACAATCTTAGAAGCAGAAAAATTACCAAAGAGTGATAAGCTTTTGAAGTTCTTAATTGATGATGGCTTCGAGAAACGCATCATTTTAAGTGGTATTGCGAAGCATTATTCGCCCGAAGAAATGATTGGCAAGCAAGTTACATTTATTGCGAACTTGGCTCCTCGTAAAATGATGGGCATAGAATCTAATGGTATGATTCTGATGGCCGAAGATCGTGATGGTAGTTTGGCACTCCTCCAACCTAATAAAAAAGTGTGGAATGGCGGAACGGTGAGTTAATTTTTAATAATAGAAATCGTGAATGAAAGGTATTCTTTCATTCACGATTTCTAATTTGCTTTGCTCTTAAAGTAAATTATCTATCTTTCTAATTTAAAATTCTTATCAGTGGCTGGTCTTTTTGGTGCATTGGCTACTTTCCAACCAGTTCGGTACATCCAGTCGGCCATTTTCTTTAGCTTAGGGAAATTAATATTCTCTACATTATCCTGTGGGGTATGATAATCGGGGTGCAAAAGGGTAGTGTACATAAGTGCAGGAATACCCAAACGTGCATAAGGTAGGTGATCGCTTCTGAAATACCAGCCTTCAATATGCTTTACGTCGTCCCAAGAATAATCTAACTTAAAATTCGGGCCTTCTTTATTAGCCTCTAAAGTCATGTTAATTAATTCTTCCGAGTTTCTATGTGGCGGTATTGACCCAAGAACAGTTGCACTATCAATATGATTTCTTCCAATCATATCTCCATTTAAAACAGCTACAATCTTGCCAATAGGCACGGTCGGATGGGCAGAATAATATCTTGAACCGAGGAGACCTCTTTCTTCTGCTCCATGAATCACAAATAATACAGAACGTTTCGCTGGATTTTTTACAAATGCTTTTGCATTGCTGAGCATGGCTACATTTACGCTACCATTGTCATCGGCACCGTAGCATATCGAATCGCCTTTGATTTCATTCCGAATGCCATGAGCATCTGTGTGGCCGCTATAAAGCAAATATTCCGATTTCAACTTAGGATCTGTTCCGTCAATTTTACCAATAATATTTACCGAAGGATAAGCATATTTCGACACCACAATATTGGCTTTCAGAGTTGCTAAGTTTCCTTCTAAATCTTTCTTAGAGCCTTTGTGCAACCATAAAACTGGCACTGTTGTGGTTAGGTTGGCGTTTGCCCCACCATCAATATCATAATTACCTCTTTTAAAATTTTCATTCGCATCTTTCCATGCGTTTTCGGCGGTATTGTCAGCAATAAATATGATGGCAGCTACTCCTCTTCTGACCAAAGCTGCACCGTATTTTGTATAAATATATCGACTATAACGCCAAGTAGGTAACGAAACATTGAGGTTAATACCTTTGGCGTTAGCTTCAAGAGCAACAATTTTTCCTTTTACATCCAGGGAATTAGTATCTAAATCGGTGACGTTACCCAAATAGGTAATTGTTCCATTCAAAGCAGTATTAGCCATTTGAGCAATAGAAAT harbors:
- a CDS encoding NADP-dependent glyceraldehyde-3-phosphate dehydrogenase; translation: MEILQEKITAIFPEVSQIPEQFQIQPLHQKEYLVGGEMRQWAGATQDVYSPIFVKNGDKFESVHIGSYPITSEKEAMEALEAALKAYDNGRGEWPTMSVSERIACMEHFIKKMLEKKTEIVNLLMYEIGKSLADSIKEFDRTVEYIYDTIDCLKDIDRNSSRFKIEQGIIGQIRRSPFGVVLCMGPFNYPLNETYTTLIPAILMGNTILFKPPKHGTLLHYPMLEAFKECFPKGVVNTIYGRGANVVPPLMQTGKINVLTLIGSSKVANDLKKMHPKLNRLRAVLGLDAKNAGIILKNADVELAVKECILGSLSFNGQRCTAIKIIWVHRSIAKKFLNRFTEELEKLKFGMPWETGVNLTPLPEPNKPAYLAECIADAKANGAEVINQGGGTTVNSFVYPAVLYPVNSKMKVYSEEQFGPIVPIVPFDDVEEPIQFIIDSSHGQQVSIFGSNPDQIAHLIDPLVNQVSRVNINAQCQRGPDTFPFTGRKDSAEGTLSVEDALRAFSIRTVVATKDTDANKKIFNEIVEEHSSHFLSTKYVF
- a CDS encoding Uma2 family endonuclease — protein: MTKEVNPKLILNKPTRKYTLEEYLRKEANSIHKHEFINGEIIKMPNARYNHNLIAMNIAIDLSYQTENSDKNYQILGSDQKVYFPSLDEGVYADALAVCEKPLFWDNDDLLLINPILVVEVLSKSTQKYDRTGKFDKYKTLESFKEYVMIRQDICYAEVWYRERPGLWHETIVTNIEGKLPLQSLGVEISMKRIYKNVSF
- the metG gene encoding methionine--tRNA ligase translates to MTETQQKYTVTAALIYANGPIHIGHLAGCYIPADIYVRYLRSKGADVAFISGTDEHGVPITVKARKEGKTPQQVVDFYYEQIKKSFTDFGISFDIYSRTSNQSHHKVSQEIFTTMYNKGYFDEEVSEQYFDEVAQQFLADRYIVGECPTCANPNAYGDQCEKCGSTLSPTELKNPRSTLSGSKPVMKSTKNWYLPLDRMQPEIEKYVNSHKEWKTNVFGQCQSWLKDGLRPRAMTRDLDWGISVPLPDTDGKVLYVWFDAPIGYITFTQEWAAQNGKNWEDYWKNEDTKLVHFIGKDNIVFHCIIFPAMLMAEGSYILPDNVPAQEFMNLEGDKISTSRNWAVWLHEYLEEFPNKQDVLRYALSANMPESKDNDFTWKDFQTKNNSELVAIYGNFVNRAVVLTHKFFEGKVPARGELTDYDKETLATLAEFPSKIGDSVENYRFREALANMMDLARLGNKYLAETEPWKVIKEDPARVETIMNIALQIAANLAILSEPFLPFTSEKLRTQLGVSSVTWSEAGGADLLATGTQIGEASLLFEKIEDDVIEKQVKKLQESKRLNELENMKVPALKENIQFDDFAKLDIRIGTILEAEKLPKSDKLLKFLIDDGFEKRIILSGIAKHYSPEEMIGKQVTFIANLAPRKMMGIESNGMILMAEDRDGSLALLQPNKKVWNGGTVS
- a CDS encoding M28 family metallopeptidase yields the protein MQNKILFWAFLIVSSQLFAQNLPPALNQIKELDLKNDLEALAGVNFKGRSAGTLDELKAAMWLGEKYRAIGLKPAGDDGTYFQFFTLWRNQISEQTSIELNNKKLTLWQDISIAQMANTALNGTITYLGNVTDLDTNSLDVKGKIVALEANAKGINLNVSLPTWRYSRYIYTKYGAALVRRGVAAIIFIADNTAENAWKDANENFKRGNYDIDGGANANLTTTVPVLWLHKGSKKDLEGNLATLKANIVVSKYAYPSVNIIGKIDGTDPKLKSEYLLYSGHTDAHGIRNEIKGDSICYGADDNGSVNVAMLSNAKAFVKNPAKRSVLFVIHGAEERGLLGSRYYSAHPTVPIGKIVAVLNGDMIGRNHIDSATVLGSIPPHRNSEELINMTLEANKEGPNFKLDYSWDDVKHIEGWYFRSDHLPYARLGIPALMYTTLLHPDYHTPQDNVENINFPKLKKMADWMYRTGWKVANAPKRPATDKNFKLER